The following is a genomic window from Takifugu rubripes chromosome 13, fTakRub1.2, whole genome shotgun sequence.
ggaaaaataacCATCATAATGTTGTAACTATTTGAATGAACTCGATctatattgaaaaaaaaatccctcaatCCAACAAAAGCAAGAGACTAATGTGCCAACATCTGTAAATTCCcagcagaaatgtgtgtgtctgtgtcaaaGCTGTAAAGTAAACCTGTCCACTGGcccagaggaacagagaggaacgCTCACTCTTCTGTTTTGAAAAGCAGCAGCCAGGCCCGAGCATCTCGAGTGGAGGTCGAACAGAGGAAGATGAGCCTGCATGGTGCCAGCGGAGGCTGTGAGCACTCGCGCGACCGCCGCCGTTCCAGCGATCGTTCCAGAGACTCCTCGCATGAGAGGGAAGGCCAGCTCACCCCCTGTATTCGGAATGTCACCTCGCCCACCCGCCAGCACAACAGCGGTAAGTGTGGGGAGAATATTTGGGGATTATAGGTGTCAGTTTAGCAGGTTTTTGTGTTGCTTCTCCCATATCCAGATGTTTGAGGGCCAGAACAGGTGTAAATCCTGATTATGATgtttctctgcctgtctccaGACCGGGAGAGAGATGGCGGCCCATCGTCCAGGCCCAGCAGCCCCCGGCCACAGAGAGTTTCACCCAGCGGCTCGAGCAGCAGCGGGGTGGTGAGCAGTCGCAACAGCAGCCTGTCCAGCACCGAAGGCACCTTCAAAAGCTTGGAAGTCGGGGAAATGGTCTTTGTCTACGAGAACCCAAAGGAGCCCGGAGCAAGCGCAGCTGTCGGGAACCGAAACCTTCGGACCTCAGAAAGAGTCACCCTGATAGTGGACAACACGCGCTTCGTGGTGGATCCCTCCATCTTCATCGCACAACCCAACACCATGCTGGGCAGGTACGCCACATTCTGTCCTCCCTCATTACGtttaatatattaaaaaaaaaaaggcaaaggcAGCAAATCCTTCAAAATGTCTCTATTTCAGGATGTTTGGCTCCGGGAGAGAACACAATTTCACCCGTCCCAATGAGAAGGGGGAGTACGAAGTGGCCGAGGGCATCAGCTCCACTGTGTTCCGAGCGATTCTGGTCAGTGTTGGTGGATGCAAAGTGAGATCAGTGATGTGTTCAGACAGTCCTGCTGCAACCTGGACTGTGTGGAAGATCACACACACTGCTGCGCGCACGTCGTGGCGTGTGTGTGAAATGGCAGCCTTCTATATGAATTCTGTCTAATTGACAGGATTACTACAAATCTGGGATTATCCGCTGCCCTGATGGAATCTCCATCCCGGAGTTGCGGGAAGCCTGCGACTATCTATGCATCTCGTTCGACTACAGCACCATCAAATGCAGAGACCTCAGTGAGCGTTTGCTCCTTTCCCCAGAGAACCGCCAGCTC
Proteins encoded in this region:
- the btbd10b gene encoding BTB/POZ domain-containing protein 10 isoform X3, yielding MSLHGASGGCEHSRDRRRSSDRSRDSSHEREGQLTPCIRNVTSPTRQHNSDRERDGGPSSRPSSPRPQRVSPSGSSSSGVVSSRNSSLSSTEGTFKSLEVGEMVFVYENPKEPGASAAVGNRNLRTSERVTLIVDNTRFVVDPSIFIAQPNTMLGRMFGSGREHNFTRPNEKGEYEVAEGISSTVFRAILDYYKSGIIRCPDGISIPELREACDYLCISFDYSTIKCRDLSALMHELSNDGARRQFEFYLEEMVLPLMVASAQSGERECHIVVLTDDDVVDWDEEYPPQMGEEYSQIIYSTKLYRFFKYIENRDVAKSVLKERGLKKIRLGIEGYPTYKEKVKKRPGGRPEVIYNYVQRPFIRMSWEKEEGKSRHVDFQCVKSKSITNLAAAAADIPQDQLVVMHPGPQVDELDILPNHPPSGNHYSNNYSNEPDPDAPSPAV